The Taeniopygia guttata chromosome 1A, bTaeGut7.mat, whole genome shotgun sequence DNA window GTAAGCGGGTCTACCtaaaagcagaggaaaggaaaaaaaaaaaaacccaaaacaaaaaacaaacaaacaaaaaaaacccaaaaaaaacccaaaaaaccaaaaaaaaaaaccaaaaaaacccccacaaaactCTAATTGCGCACGGATAACACCAAAACAGacttaaaagaaatttaagagTTCCAGCTCTTTTTGTGAAAAGTTGGGTGGCTCTTAAAAGAGCCGTTGGGTTTATCTGCAAGGCAGATACAAGTTTTTTCTGcaccatttattttttcttaggTGCTGCCTTCTTCGCTTTGGCTGTTTTAGGCTTGGCCGCCTTGGGCTTGGCCGCTTTGGGCTTCACCGCTTTCGCCTTAGCCGGGCTCttcgctgctgctgccacttttttgggttttgcagCCTTTGTCACCTTCTTGGGGCTCTTCGCAGCTTTCTTAGCTGCGGCAGCCGCTGGCTTCTTGGCCTTTTGAGGGCTCTTTTTGGCTGTCACCGGCTTCTTGGGCTTCTTGGCGGCGCTGGCGGGCTTCTTAGCCACCGGCTTCTTGGGCTTGGCGGCAGCAGTTTTTTTCTTCGGGGCCTTTTCCTTCACCTCTCCGGGTTTCTTGCTGAGGCGAAAAGAGCCGGAGGCGCCGGTGCCCTTGGTCTGCACCAGGACGCCTTTGCTGACGAGGCTCTTGATGCCCAGCTTGATGCGGCTGTTACTTTTCTCCACATCGTAGCCGCCGGCGGCCAGCGCCTTCTTGAGCGCGGCGAGGGAGAGCCCCTTGCGCTCCTTGGAGGCGGACACGGCCTTGGTGATCAGCTCGGTGACGCTGGGCCCCGCGGGCTTGCGGGCTTTGGAGCCGCTCGCCGCCTTCTTCGGCTTCTTGGCGGCGGGAGCTttggccggggccggggcggcggcggcgacaTCGGGCGCGGCGACGGGAGCGGTCTCGGCCATCTCGGCTCCTGCACGATCCGGGCGAACAATGgaagcgccgccgccgccgccccttTTATAGCAGCGCCGCGCGCGCTGATTGGTGCTCGGcgctccgctccgccgcccGGCGCCTCGCCCGTTGTGTTTCTTCAAGGTCCAAAAAGGActttttcttcaggaaatttGCCGCCTGTGCACCCCGTTTTTTGCcgggagggaaggggggagtCTGTACTACAAGCTAGTGGAGTTTCCCGTTAGAAGGAGCAGAAATGAGGGAAACGCGACCCCTGAAACTTAGCGGCGGGCAGCTGCAGAGACCGCGGCAGAGAGAAACCTTCGGTTTAgactttaaattaaaattttaccGTGAGCTAAATGGGCACAACTGGCACAAAATCTTGTTCTTTAGAAGGTTCTCTACAAGGCAGGTAAAAAACAGAGTGGTTTGAGCGGTTGGTGTCAGAGTAAATGGATATTTAATCCGAGGAAGTAACACAGTTCTGCCGCACGGTCCCAGACGCTGATGCAGAGCTGGCTCCCTCGGCTGAGCCGCTTCCCTCCCAAATCACCCCGCTCGGCGTCTCCTCAGAAATCACGGGCTCTCCGCTAATGCCTTTGGGGAGATGTTGGTGCTTTAGCAGCGTGTGTGAAATTCAGTATTACTTTCTTTATGCTTCGGCATTTCAGTGGAACAAGGCACCGACGTGTTCTCTCTGTACACTGATGTTCCTGTCACTGCATTTTCGATACAACCTTAACGAAGTAGCTTTTGTTTGTTAAATTCAGAAATCATGATAACTGCACTTAGTTTATCTGCTTTTAGTGTTAATACGTATAGAGTAATAAGCGTATATTATAAAAGTAATTATTCTTCTCTGTCtcataattaattaaaatggaTTGGGAAGGAGAATCTGGAGTGTACTGCATTTTTAATTGTACGGAGAGTTAAACCTGGAAATTCGTCTTTTGAGGGTATGTTAAGTAGCCAGGAGACTTAAAGCAAAACtggtttctctgtttttaaTGAATGAATGTTGATTGTATAAGTTTGTATCTTTGATAACACCTCTGGTGATTCACCATTTCTTtactttcagaagaaaaaaacctacacCTTAGCGAGAGGATTCCTGCGCTGAGAAGTGGCAGCTCGATATTACAAACAGTGGATggattctttctttttttccttttcttctctttcaatgCAATGTTGCTTTCTTTCAAACACAGAGCAGTTAACTATCTGCCTGCAGCAGTATTGTGTTCTGTACCCTCCATATCCGGGGCTATCATCAGCTCCTAAAACCCCCCAGGAGCAGCTATTTTCAGAGCTAAAAGAAGGTGTGAAAGGATGAATGAAATGTCGGTAAAACGTAGAGTCCCTGCCCTTTGAGAGTGT harbors:
- the LOC100221426 gene encoding histone H1.03, with product MAETAPVAAPDVAAAAPAPAKAPAAKKPKKAASGSKARKPAGPSVTELITKAVSASKERKGLSLAALKKALAAGGYDVEKSNSRIKLGIKSLVSKGVLVQTKGTGASGSFRLSKKPGEVKEKAPKKKTAAAKPKKPVAKKPASAAKKPKKPVTAKKSPQKAKKPAAAAAKKAAKSPKKVTKAAKPKKVAAAAKSPAKAKAVKPKAAKPKAAKPKTAKAKKAAPKKK